In one Solanum dulcamara chromosome 1, daSolDulc1.2, whole genome shotgun sequence genomic region, the following are encoded:
- the LOC129883098 gene encoding apyrase gives MLSQNSHFVFTMLTIFLVLPHSIFSNNVNAQIPLRRHLLSHESEHSAVIFDAGSTGSRVHVFRFDEKLGLLPIGNNIEFFMATEPGLSSYAKDPMAAANSLEPLLDGAERVVPQELQSETPLELGATAGLRMLKGDAAQKILQAVRDLVKNQSTFYSKDQWVTILDGTQEGSYMWVAMNYLLENLGNNYKSTTATIDLGGGSVQMAYAISKEQFEKAPKNEDGEPYVHQKHFMSKDYNLYVHSYLNYGQLAGRAEIFKASRNESNPCALEGYDGYYSYGGVDYKVQAPKTGSSWKRCRWLTRQALNIKAKCYNKNCTFNGVWNGGGGDGQKTIHASSFFYDIGAQVGIVDTKFPSALAKPIQYLNAAKVACHTNVADIKSVFPKTQDRNIPYLCIDLIYEYTLLVDGFGLSPHKEITVIHDVQYKNYLVGAAWPLGCAIDLVSSTSNKIIVASS, from the exons ATGTTGAGCCAAAATAGTCATTTTGTTTTCACAATGTTGACAATATTTTTGGTTTTGCCCCATAGTATTTTCTCCAATAATGTGAATGCTCAAATTCCATTGAGAAGACATTTACTAAGCCATGAATCAGAACATTCTGCAGTAATATTTGATGCTGGAAGTACTGGAAGTAGAGTTCATGTTTTTCGTTTTGATGAAAAATTGGGACTTCTTCCTATTGGCAACAATATTGAGTTTTTCATGGcg ACAGAACCAGGTTTAAGTTCATATGCAAAAGATCCAATGGCTGCAGCCAATTCACTAGAGCCACTATTAGATGGAGCTGAAAGAGTTGTTCCTCAAGAATTACAGTCTGAAACACCCTTGGAACTTGGG GCAACAGCAGGTTTGAGGATGTTAAAAGGGGATGCAGCTCAAAAAATTCTACAagcg gTGAGAGATTTAGTGAAAAACCAAAGCACTTTCTATAGCAAAGATCAATGGGTTACTATTCTTGATGGTACTCAAGAAGGCTCTTATATGTGG GTTGCAATGAATTATTTATTGGAAAATTTGGGCAATAATTATAAAAGTACAACAGCAACAATTGATCTTGGTGGTGGTTCAGTCCAAATGGCATATGCTATATCAAAGGAACAATTTGAAAAGGCTCCTAAAAATGAGGATGGAGAACCTTATGTTCATCAAAAACATTTTATGTCAAAAGATTATAACCTTTATGTACATAG TTATTTGAACTATGGGCAACTAGCTGGTAGAGCTGAGATTTTCAAGGCTTCAAGAAATGAAAGTAACCCTTGTGCTTTGGAAGGATATGATG GGTATTACTCATATGGAGGAGTAGACTACAAAGTACAAGCACCAAAAACAGGTAGTAGTTGGAAGAGATGCAGGTGGTTAACTAGACAGGCACTTAATATCAAAGCAAAATGCTACAACAAGAATTGCACATTCAATGGGGTGTGGAATGGTGGTGGTGGAGATGGACAAAAGACTATTCATgcttcatcatttttttatgatattggTGCTCAG GTTGGCATTGTTGATACAAAATTTCCATCTGCTCTAGCAAAGCCAATTCAATACTTAAATGCAGCTAAAGTTGCTTGCCACACAAATGTAGCAGATATAAAATCTGTATTCCCAAAAACCCAAGATAGAAATATCCCATACTTATGCATTGACTTGATATATGAGTACACTTTGCTTGTGGATGGATTTG GACTAAGTCCACACAAAGAAATAACAGTGATACATGATGTGCAATACAAAAATTACCTAGTTGGAGCAGCATGGCCATTGGGATGTGCTATTGATTTAgtttcttcaacttcaaacaaGATTATAGTTGCATCATCTTAA